DNA from Parageobacillus thermoglucosidasius:
TCCAAGAGAAATAACCGCCACTTCCGTCGTCCCGCCGCCGATGTCAACGACCATGCTTCCCGTCGGCTCCCATACAGGAAGATTCGCGCCAATCGCCGCCGCAAACGGTTCTTCAATCGTATAAGCGTCGCGCGCTCCCGCCTGCCGCGTCGCATCGATGACCGCGCGCTCTTCCACAGCGGTGATCCCATACGGCACACATACCATCACGTACGGCTTTCCCGCAAAAAATCCTTTATTTTTTGTCGCTTGTCTGATGTAATATTTCATCATCGTCGCCGTTGTCTCATAGTCGGCGATTACCCCGTCTTTCATCGGACGAAGGGCAACGACATTTCCAGGAGTCCGGCCAATCATATTTTTCGCCTCGTTGCCGACTGCGACAATTTGTTTTGTATCTTTTTGCAGCGCAACAACAGATGGTTCTCTGACAACAATTCCTTTTCCTTTGACATACACGAGCGTATTTGCAGTCCCTAAATCGATGCCAAGGTCTCTTGTTCCAAATCCAAACATAATCTATATCTTCCTTTCTGAAACGAAATGCTTTTATAAGAATCCGCTTAATTTGTCGATTTAACAT
Protein-coding regions in this window:
- a CDS encoding rod shape-determining protein, translated to MFGFGTRDLGIDLGTANTLVYVKGKGIVVREPSVVALQKDTKQIVAVGNEAKNMIGRTPGNVVALRPMKDGVIADYETTATMMKYYIRQATKNKGFFAGKPYVMVCVPYGITAVEERAVIDATRQAGARDAYTIEEPFAAAIGANLPVWEPTGSMVVDIGGGTTEVAVISLGGIVTSQSIRIAGDEMDEAIIQYIRKTYNLMIGERTAEAIKMEIGSAGNPEGIGKMEIRGRDLLTGLPKTIEISAEEIAEALHDTVYAIVESVKNTLEKTPPELAADIMDRGIVLTGGGALLRNLDKVISKETDMPVIVAENPLDCVAIGTGKALDHIDLFKNKARDHR